Proteins encoded in a region of the Anopheles aquasalis chromosome 2, idAnoAquaMG_Q_19, whole genome shotgun sequence genome:
- the LOC126572938 gene encoding 26S proteasome regulatory subunit 4, producing MGQNQSAGSGGDKKDDKDKKKKYEPPIPTRVGKKKRKAKGPDAALKLPQVTPHTRCRLKLLKLERIKDYLLMEEEFIRNQERLKPQEEKIEEERSKVDDLRGTPMSVGTLEEIIDDNHAIVSTSVGSEHYVSILSFVDKDQLEPGCSVLLNHKVHAVVGVLGDDTDPMVTVMKLEKAPQETYADIGGLDTQIQEIKESVELPLTHPEYYEEMGIKPPKGVILYGPPGTGKTLLAKAVANQTSATFLRVVGSELIQKYLGDGPKLVRELFRVAEEHAPSIVFIDEIDAVGTKRYDSNSGGEREIQRTMLELLNQLDGFDSRGDVKVIMATNRIETLDPALIRPGRIDRKIEFPLPDEKTKRRIFNIHTARMTLAEDVNLAELIMAKDDLSGADIKAICTEAGLMALRERRMKVTNEDFKKSKESVLYRKKEGTPEGLYM from the coding sequence ATGGGACAGAACCAATCGGCCGGAAGCGGCGGTGATAAAAAGGATGATAAggacaagaagaaaaagtacgAGCCTCCGATCCCGACCCGCGTCGGTAAGAAGAAGCGCAAGGCAAAGGGCCCGGACGCGGCGCTTAAATTGCCTCAAGTGACACCACATACCCGCTGCCGATTGAAGCTGCTTAAGCTGGAGCGCATCAAGGACTATTTATTGATGGAGGAAGAGTTCATCCGCAACCAGGAAAGACTGAAGCCCCAGGAAGAGAAGATCGAAGAGGAGCGCTCGAAGGTGGACGATCTGCGCGGAACGCCGATGTCGGTCGGAACGCTGGAGGAGATCATCGACGACAACCATGCCATCGTATCGACCTCGGTCGGCAGCGAACACTACGTGAGCATCCTGTCGTTCGTCGATAAGGACCAGCTGGAACCCGGCTGCTCAGTTCTGCTCAACCACAAGGTGCACGCCGTGGTCGGTGTTCTGGGCGATGACACCGATCCGATGGTAACGGTGATGAAGCTGGAAAAAGCCCCTCAGGAAACATACGCCGATATCGGAGGACTGGACACGCAGATTCAGGAGATTAAGGAATCGGTTGAGTTACCGCTCACCCATCCGGAGTATTACGAGGAGATGGGCATCAAACCTCCCAAGGGCGTCATTCTCTATGGGCCGCCCGGAACGGGTAAAACGTTGCTCGCCAAAGCAGTGGCCAACCAAACCTCTGCCACGTTCCTGCGTGTGGTGGGCTCGGAACTGATTCAGAAGTATCTCGGTGATGGGCCCAAGTTGGTGCGAGAGTTGTTCCGTGTGGCCGAGGAACATGCTCCGTCCATCGTGTTCATCGATGAAATCGACGCCGTTGGAACGAAGCGATACGACTCGAACTCAGGAGGAGAGCGTGAAATCCAGCGCACCATGTTGGAGCTACTTAATCAGCTTGATGGGTTCGATTCTAGGGGCGACGTCAAGGTGATAATGGCCACGAATCGGATTGAAACGCTCGACCCTGCCCTCATCCGTCCCGGTCGAATTGATCGAAAGATTGAGTTCCCTCTGCCGGACGAAAAGACAAAGCGACGCATCTTCAACATTCATACCGCTCGCATGACGTTGGCTGAAGATGTGAACCTTGCCGAGTTGATCATGGCTAAGGATGATCTTTCAGGAGCCGATATCAAGGCCATCTGCACCGAGGCCGGCCTTATGGCGCTGCGAGAGCGTCGTATGAAGGTCACCAACGAGGACTTTAAAAAGTCGAAGGAGAGCGTTCTCTACAGGAAGAAGGAGGGAACTCCAGAGGGATTATATATGTAA
- the LOC126572939 gene encoding uncharacterized protein LOC126572939, translating into MELWNRLDLVPPALINEECKTKHIKDEIRALTNTSGKMLIYFVSLQKFDKAAAYLSRFCVRYKARQRNMHGFQIMHRINQTLLRIKRLNIVREITDFHSFLPESSYIEKVMRLPVRSNLEHLLIRLQGLAKLLLRVILLTNDAASYQLKQINRVFLFYHSSTFLALMGELWLLARNICRRVNQYYDELYPMLDILPDCAERWLPDQYTLPASIAEWIGYQYQEEIVGGSNKKTAMETETSSTIFNLLQHHGSEETMSVSKLTKEVRDVADECETSEASLASVPKAMLLEALRSDTGERIDSLKKESVYVPKSKSFDVTKLNHIKSKFQVKQFIAEERSNRTANLNHAATAAVSESQFGDFNVRLMKEYNRLSSAEFVKFFKQQLMLLIKE; encoded by the exons ATGGAATTATGGAATCGATTAGATCTTGTCCCTCCCGCTCTCATCAACGaagaatgcaaaacaaaacacatcaaaGACG AAATACGTGCTCTAACGAACACGAGCGGCAAGATGCTGATCTACTTTGTATCTTTACAAAAGTTTGATAAAGCAGCCGCATATCTTTCTCGCTTCTGCGTTCGTTACAAAGCGCGGCAACGTAATATGCACGGTTTTCAGATTATGCACCGTATTAACCAAACCCTGCTGCGCATCAAACGGCTCAACATCGTGCGCGAGATTACCGACTTTCATAGCTTTCTGCCAGAGTCAAGCTACATCGAGAAGGTTATGCGTCTTCCGGTACGGTCCAATCTCGAGCATCTACTTATACGGTTGCAAGGACTTGCCAAACTACTGTTGCGCGTGATTCTTCTCACAAATGATGCAGCGAGCTATCAGCTGAAGCAAATTAACAGAGTATTTCTGTTCTACCACAGTAGCACCTTTTTGGCATTGATGGGCGAGCTATGGTTACTAGCCAGAAACATTTGCCGCCGCGTAAATCAATATTATGACGAACTGTATCCCATGTTGGATATTCTTCCCGATTGTGCGGAGCGATGGCTACCGGATCAGTATACTTTACCGGCCAGTATCGCTGAATGGATCGGCTATCAGTATCAGGAAGAGATTGTTGGAGGATCAAATAAGAAGACTGCGATGGAAACAGAGACATCCTCTACTATTTTCAACCTACTGCAACACCACGGATCCGAGGAGACGATGAGCGTTTCAAAGCTTACAAAAGAAGTAAGAGACGTAGCGGATGAATGCGAGACTTCCGAAGCATCACTTGCTTCCGTCCCGAAAGCGATGCTACTTGAAGCGTTGCGTTCAGATACCGGAGAGCGGATTGATTCATTGAAAAAAGAGTCTGTATACGtaccgaaatcgaaaagctTTGATGTCACCAAATTAAACCACATCAAATCAAAGTTCCAGGTTAAACAGTTTATAGCCGAAGAGCGCAGCAATCGCACGGCAAATCTGAATCACGCGGCCACCGCAGCAGTGTCGGAATCACAATTCGGTGATTTCAATGTTCGTCTTATGAAAGAATATAACCGGTTATCATCAGCTGAGTTTGtaaaatttttcaaacagcaaTTAATGCTCCTTATCAAAGAGTAA